The proteins below come from a single Nitrospinota bacterium genomic window:
- a CDS encoding glycosyltransferase family 9 protein — translation MKVLIVKLSSIGDVVHAIAFVNRLKEAVPYAEVDWVVNDAYAGLVKNVRGVRRVWHFRRAAWGKEWHRPRTWGEIATLMNWIRREKYDVCLDLQGLLRSGLITALSGAKIRAGFSNAREGSHWLYSHQVEPGKQPHAVAALFRALSLFAIEPPPRPDFTFDIPAQSRAQVDTLLEGLGIRGPFVVFHVGARWKTKMWPAAHWHALAGDVRGKSGLPVVFTGSEADVPLINRIIDGRDGLYNLAGGLGLAETSALLARCALMVTVDSGPMHIAAAFDRPIAAIFGPTSPQKTGPVSRGPVDILQAKLNCVPCFSRACKRKHECMEEVAPDEAGRRVMGMLGRLNLR, via the coding sequence ATGAAAGTCCTTATTGTCAAACTCAGCTCGATCGGCGATGTGGTACACGCCATCGCGTTTGTGAACCGGCTCAAGGAGGCTGTGCCGTACGCCGAAGTGGACTGGGTGGTGAACGATGCGTACGCCGGACTGGTCAAAAACGTCCGGGGCGTACGCCGGGTCTGGCACTTCCGCCGGGCGGCGTGGGGGAAGGAGTGGCACCGCCCGCGCACATGGGGGGAGATCGCCACGCTTATGAATTGGATACGGCGGGAAAAGTACGATGTCTGCCTCGACTTGCAGGGATTGCTCCGCAGCGGGTTGATCACCGCGCTCTCCGGCGCGAAAATCCGCGCCGGGTTTTCCAACGCGCGGGAGGGAAGCCACTGGCTTTACAGCCACCAGGTGGAACCCGGCAAACAGCCCCACGCAGTGGCGGCGCTGTTCCGCGCCCTGTCGCTCTTCGCCATCGAGCCGCCGCCGCGCCCCGATTTCACTTTCGATATTCCCGCGCAATCCCGCGCCCAGGTGGATACTTTGCTGGAGGGACTCGGCATCCGCGGCCCCTTTGTGGTGTTTCATGTGGGGGCGCGCTGGAAAACCAAAATGTGGCCCGCCGCCCATTGGCACGCCCTCGCGGGGGATGTCCGCGGCAAGAGCGGTTTGCCGGTGGTATTCACCGGGTCGGAAGCGGATGTTCCGCTGATTAACCGGATCATCGATGGCCGGGACGGGCTGTACAACCTGGCCGGGGGGTTGGGCCTCGCGGAGACCTCGGCGCTGTTGGCCCGCTGCGCCTTGATGGTGACGGTGGATAGCGGCCCGATGCACATCGCCGCCGCGTTCGACCGCCCGATAGCGGCCATTTTCGGGCCGACATCCCCCCAAAAGACCGGCCCCGTCAGCCGCGGCCCGGTCGATATTCTGCAAGCGAAGCTCAACTGCGTCCCCTGCTTTTCCCGCGCCTGCAAACGCAAGCACGAATGCATGGAGGAGGTCGCGCCGGACGAAGCCGGCCGCCGGGTGATGGGGATGTTGGGCCGCCTGAATTTGAGGT
- a CDS encoding glutaredoxin family protein, with the protein MHEPVELLLYSKEDCPLCGEMAAAAREASRRIPLSVTYVDVAADPRLQNEYGLDIPLLFHNGVCIAKHRITPEELVAKLKRRMGNF; encoded by the coding sequence ATGCATGAACCGGTGGAATTGCTCCTGTATTCCAAGGAAGACTGTCCCCTCTGCGGGGAGATGGCGGCGGCGGCCCGTGAAGCGTCCCGCAGAATCCCGCTTTCCGTCACCTATGTGGATGTTGCCGCCGACCCGCGGCTGCAAAACGAATACGGGCTCGACATCCCGCTTCTTTTCCACAACGGCGTCTGCATTGCCAAGCACCGGATAACGCCGGAAGAGCTGGTGGCGAAGCTGAAGCGCCGCATGGGGAATTTTTAG